The DNA region ACGACATCACCACTAGGGTCTGCTGTTAAGGAAACAAACTGCCGGGGTGTAGGGGTTGTGTATGTCTTGtaatttttgtatcttttaaaatcccaagCACGAACAGTGCCGTCCAGAGATGCGCTTAAGAGGGAGTGGTTATCAGCCATAAAATGAAGAGCAGTCACTGCGTTAGTATGCTCGGTGAATGTGATGAAACATGATCCTGACATAACGTTCCACACCTGAAAAATGCGATATTACAAAAGAGAGGCTGGTTAAATTCAGAAACAGATGAGAATGGTATAAGATATAACGGTTAGGTCTTTGAGATTTAAATACCTTGACTTTGTTATCATCAGCACCAGTTGCCAAGAATTGTGAATCGGGTGAGTACGTGACACAGTTGACATCAAAATAGTGTCCTTGTTGCTTCAGTATATAGCTTTCAGATCGCCACTCCCAGACTAACAGTTGCCCGAGTTTGGCGCAACCAAAGGTCAGCCAATTACCACGCTCATTAAAGACAGCTGTTGTTAGCTTCTCCCTAGAAATAGACAGCAGATGGATACAGATGAAATCTGGCATCTGATAAAGCCCGAAAACACCATTTGAGAACCCTACCACAACCATGTCGAGCCCCTGATGATAATCGCAAGCTGTCACCTTTGCTGAAGCCTGATTAAACCCATCCTTCCTCAACAAAACCCATTTCCCTCTGTGCATATActcttcatcatctcctccttcttcatctgaatcacGATCTTTACCGTcgtactcttttctttttttaagatcAGTCCCAACGCCATCCACCATCACCTCATCAGCCCTCTCTGGAGTATCAGGTGAGGGTGGCTCAGAGTGGCCATCTTCTGATTCATGCATTTTAACATCCTCTCCAGTATAGCCCCAACTAAAAATGTAACCGTCCCGTGCAATAGTGAAAGCCCTGTTGACCTTGTTAGTCAATTTATCAACACCAAAGAAGCAACCCACAACAGAATCTCTATGACCGAGAAACAAAAAGGGCTTATTCAAGGCACCCTTGAGCTTTCTAACACAAAACAACCTAGCTGCTAAATCCTTTGAGCCAACGAGCAAATAATCAGACTCCAAGCTCCACTCCAAGGAAACAACTTTATCATCAGAATTAGCAAAAGTCCTAACCAGCTCAAAGGCGAAAACAGCTCGCCTGAAACCAGGTGAACGCCATATCTGAACCAACTTACCAATTCCAACAGCGAAAAACTTACCATCAGGGCTAAACTTCAAGGCGCCGACTTTATCCTTAAAGGTTATTCTATGAAGAATCACCCGTCGAGGCAAGTTGATGAAAATGCATCGATCTTCTTCATCGACGGCGAGTAGGAAAGTNNNNNNNNNNNNNNNNNNNNNNNNNNNNNNNNNNNNNNNNNNNNNNNNNNNNNNNNNNNNNNNNNNNNNNNNNNNNNNNNNNNNNNNNNNNNNNNNNNNNNNNNNNNNNNNNNNNNNNNNNNNNNNNNNNNNNNNNNNNNNNNNNNNNNNNNNNNNNNNNNNNNNNNNNNNNNNNNNNNNNNNNNNNNNNNNNNNNNNNNNNNNNNNNNNNNNNNNNNNNNNNNNNNNNNNNNNNNNNNNNNNNNNNNNNNNNNNNNNNNNNNNNNNNNNNNNNNNNNNNNNNNNNNNNNNNNNNNNNNNNNNNNNNNNNNNNNNNNNNNNNNNNNNNNNNNNNNNNNNNNNNNNNNNNNNNNNNNNNNNNNNNNNNNNNNNNNNNNNNNNNNNNNNNNNNNNNNNNNNNNNNNNNNNNNNNNNNNNNNNNNNNNNNNNNNNNNNNNNNNNNNNNNNNNNNNNNNNNNNNNNNNACTTTATCATCAGAATTAGCAAAAGTCCTAACCAGCTCAAAGGCGAAAACAGCTCGCCTGAAACCAGGTGAACGCCATATCTGAACCAACTTACCAATTCCAACAGCGAAAAACTTACCATCAGGGCTAAACTTCAAGGCGCCGACTTTATCCTTAAAGGTTATTCTATGAAGAATCACCCGTCGAGGCAAGTTGATGAAAATGCATCGATCTTCTTCATCGACGGCGAGTAGGAAAGTCCCGTCAGGTGAGACAGCGATGCGACATATGTTGGTTGAGGTATTGACCGGAATAGTAACGGTATGGTGCTTGTTGAGGTCGGTGACGGAGACACGATTACCGACCGGTGAAATTAGCTGAGTATTCTGAGTGATGACGGCGTTACCGCCTCTATAAGGGGCACCAAGAAGGTTCTGGAGGCGGTAATCCATGGCGTTTGTATCCAAGTGTGGAGACAAATTTGAGAAGGCGGACGACGGGAGGCGAAGATTTACGGCGTTAGGGTTTAACGAGGGCTTCtataaaatctctcttttataattgttttctgattttaaaCCCCAAAGTTTATAACTACGAAAATACCATCCTCGTTACATTGGGAAGGCGTGAAACGATGGGCATAATTGGAATTTTGAACTTATAAAGAGGCTAAAAAtgtaaatcaaaaaaataaaggatcttAGTTCGGGAGATTTGAACCCGACGTGAATCGAACACGCAACCTTCTGATCTGGAGTCAGACGCGCTACCATTGCGCCACGGATCCT from Camelina sativa cultivar DH55 chromosome 3, Cs, whole genome shotgun sequence includes:
- the LOC104774181 gene encoding periodic tryptophan protein 2 homolog isoform X2, translated to MDYRLQNLLGAPYRGGNAVITQNTQLISPVGNRVSVTDLNKHHTVTIPVNTSTNICRIAVSPDGTFLLAVDEEDRCIFINLPRRVILHRITFKDKVGALKFSPDGKFFAVGIGKLVQIWRSPGFRRAVFAFELVRTFANSDDKVVSLEWSLESDYLLVGSKDLAARLFCVRKLKGALNKPFLFLGHRDSVVGCFFGVDKLTNKVNRAFTIARDGYIFSWGYTGEDVKMHESEDGHSEPPSPDTPERADEVMVDGVGTDLKKRKEYDGKDRDSDEEGGDDEEYMHRGKWVLLRKDGFNQASAKVTACDYHQGLDMVVVGFSNGVFGLYQMPDFICIHLLSISREKLTTAVFNERGNWLTFGCAKLGQLLVWEWRSESYILKQQGHYFDVNCVTYSPDSQFLATGADDNKVKVWNVMSGSCFITFTEHTNAVTALHFMADNHSLLSASLDGTVRAWDFKRYKNYKTYTTPTPRQFVSLTADPSGDVVCAGTLDSFEIFVWSKKTGQIKDILSGHEAPVHGLMFSPLTQILASSSWDKTVRLWDVFASKGTVERFQHNHDVLTVAYRPDGKQLASSTLDGQIHFWDTIEGVLMYTIEGRRDIAGGRVMTDRRSAANSSSGKCFTTLCYSADGGYILAAGTSRYICMYDISDQVLLKRFQISHNLSLDGVLDFLNSKKMTEAGPMDLIDDDNSDEESGIDKQSRGNLGYDLPGSRPNRGRPIIRTKSLSIAPTGRSFAAATTEGVLIYSIDESFIFDPTDLDIDVTPEAIEAAIKEDEVSRALALSMRLNEDRLIKKCIFAVAPADIKAVAISVPQKYLERLMEALVDLLENCPHLEFLLHWCQEICKAHGSSIQRNYRNLLPALRSLQKAITRAHQDLTDMCSSNEYTLRYLCSVPNSH
- the LOC104774181 gene encoding periodic tryptophan protein 2 homolog isoform X1 — protein: MDYRLQNLLGAPYRGGNAVITQNTQLISPVGNRVSVTDLNKHHTVTIPVNTSTNICRIAVSPDGTFLLAVDEEDRCIFINLPRRVILHRITFKDKVGALKFSPDGKFFAVGIGKLVQIWRSPGFRRAVFAFELVRTFANSDDKVVSLEWSLESDYLLVGSKDLAARLFCVRKLKGALNKPFLFLGHRDSVVGCFFGVDKLTNKVNRAFTIARDGYIFSWGYTGEDVKMHESEDGHSEPPSPDTPERADEVMVDGVGTDLKKRKEYDGKDRDSDEEGGDDEEYMHRGKWVLLRKDGFNQASAKVTACDYHQGLDMVVVGFSNGVFGLYQMPDFICIHLLSISREKLTTAVFNERGNWLTFGCAKLGQLLVWEWRSESYILKQQGHYFDVNCVTYSPDSQFLATGADDNKVKVWNVMSGSCFITFTEHTNAVTALHFMADNHSLLSASLDGTVRAWDFKRYKNYKTYTTPTPRQFVSLTADPSGDVVCAGTLDSFEIFVWSKKTGQIKDILSGHEAPVHGLMFSPLTQILASSSWDKTVRLWDVFASKGTVERFQHNHDVLTVAYRPDGKQLASSTLDGQIHFWDTIEGVLMYTIEGRRDIAGGRVMTDRRSAANSSSGKCFTTLCYSADGGYILAAGTSRYICMYDISDQVLLKRFQISHNLSLDGVLDFLNSKKMTEAGPMDLIDDDNSDEESGIDKQSRGNLGYDLPGSRPNRGRPIIRTKSLSIAPTGRSFAAATTEGVLIYSIDESFIFDPTDLDIDVTPEAIEAAIKEDEVSRALALSMRLNEDRLIKKCIFAVAPADIKAVAISVPQKYLERLMEALVDLLENCPHLEFLLHWCQEICKAHGSSIQRNYRNLLPALRSLQKAITRAHQDLTDMCSSNEYTLRYLCSVPNSH